The Bacillus sp. DX3.1 genome segment AATGATAGGTGAATCATCCATTCAAAGGATGGAATATAAGGTAGAAAAGTCTTTTGAGCCTTTAGAACAATTACAGACAAAAGATAAGGTAATGGTACCAAAAGAAAATCCGAAAGATTCTTATAAAGAGTCATTTAAGGAACAAGTACTAGAAGAGATTGCTCCTTCTCAGGATGAGACACGTTACAAGGAACAGTACCAGGCGCAAGTGTTGGCGATGCTGGGAATCGATAAAGAAAAAGCATCTGATCCCAAAAAACAGGCATCAAAAGAAGCGAAAAAGGAAGATAGCCCAGGGAAACAAGAGGAAAAGTATGCAAAAAGTCGTGAAGAACGGGTCAAAGAAATGAAAGAGTTTGAGAAAACACATTCCTATCCTGAAGTATATCGGTTAAAAAAAGAAGCTCTTCAGGAATTGAAAGGGTTGAATCTAACAGATTTCCAACGGGAAAAATTATCAAACATAGAAAAAGCCCTGGATAACGAGAAGCAAGAATACGATAAAAATAGTAAAAAAGAATCCAGTAAGGAGGAAGAACCGAAGAAACAAAACAAATTTTCACAGATTTTTCATCAGTTTAAAAACGTAAAAAAGAAAGAACAGCCAAAAGAAACGGAAATGGAACGTTCCTAATAAATACATTGTAAGAAGGGTACTGTTAAACAGTACTCTTCTTCTTTTTAACAGTGAAAGGGGAGAAAAGAATGGTAAATATCGTTGAGATTGTAGACGTCGATTATAGAGGCGTATGGGCAGAAACAAAAGATACAGAAGAACTAATTTTTATTACTTTACCAAAAGAAGAAATCCAGGTTGTACGTGAAATACTGTCAGAGAAAAAACAAATGTATGTCTTTCTGCAGAAAGACTGGGAATGGAGAAAGATGTCATGAATCCATGGTTATTTGCTGGTTGTATGTTGCTTGTGGTCGTGGCAATGAACATTTGCATATGGATGGGGCAATGTGCGGTAAAACGCCTCAAAATACGAAAAATGAAGCGTCAAAATTAAAGATTTTACATAAATGAGGAGGAATAGAGGATGAGAAAAACATTATTTATTGCAGAAAAGCCGAAAGTTGCATACGAATTATTGAAATCACCACGTTTCCGAAATTCAGAAAAGCATATGGGTAGTAAACCGTATTATGGGTATTTTGAAAACCAGGAATATATTATTAGTTGGTGTTCGGGTCATTTATTAGAGCTGAAGCATCCAGAAGAAATGGATGAAAAATACAAAGAATTTAAGTTTGAACATTTACCTATATTAGTAGAACCAGAGTATAAGGTGAAACCGGATTATATCGAACAAATCAATACTTTAGTAGATCTGTTGCAACGACATGATGTGGATCATGTGGTCAATGCCTGTGATTGTGATAAAGAAGGTGAGCTTATTTATCGCGAAATGTATGAGTACGCAGGCGTAAATAAACGCCAATCTCGCCTGTTTCTCGCTTCTTACGAACCGGCAGAGTTAGAGGCTGGATTGAATCGATTAGAACCAGGGGAAAACTATGATGGACTTGCAAACTCCGCAAAAGCTAGGCAATACCTGGACTATCTTCTTGGAATCAATGTAACGAGAGGATGCACAACAAAACTTGCTAAAAATCAGTTCTTATTGGCAACGGGGCGTGTGCAAATGTGCCTGTTACATGAGATTTGGCAACGTGAGGTAGCGATAGAGAATTATAGAGAGCAAACCTACTATAATTTGAAGCTCATCACAGACAGTGGCTTAGAGGCAGTTATGAAGACAGAAGACCAGTTATTAGATCCGGCTCCTTTGCAAAAGCTTGGTGCAAAATTAGTTGGTACGGAATTAAGAGTAACAGAGTTTAAAGAGAATACGAGAAAGAAGAAACCAAAATTATTATATAACCTGACGGATCTGTATAAAGAGGCGCATTCGAAATTAAAAGTGAGTGCAGAAACCGCAAAAAAACATATTCAGAGTTTATATGAAGAAGGTTGGATTTCCTATCCTCGTTCATCGTCCAGGCATTTGCCAACGGAAAAGGTAGGCAGAGTACAAGAAGTATTCCAAGCCTTGCAGTCTACCAATTATGCGGATTTGGTGCGACTTGTAGATACGCATACGATTACAGAAAAACATGCCACTTTTAACGATGAACTTGTAGATAGTCACTTTGCCATCATCCCGACAACAAAACCATATAACGGGACCAACAGAAAACCATTAGAAATTCAATTATATGACCTTATAGTGAAACGATTTATTGGAAACTTTATGCCACCGGCTGTTTATTTGGTACGTGAGGTACAGTTTATAGATCAAGAGGAAAACATATATAGTGCAAAAGAGAAGGTTCTTCAAGAGAAGGGATTTTTAAGCGTATTTCATGAGGACATGGAAGAAGGTTCTGTGGAAAGCTTTCAAATCCCTTTTTTATATGAGGGGGACACATTCAGTATCGTAAAACATGACTTAATTCAGTCGAAAACAAAGAAACCAGCATTTCATACGGAAAGCTCGATTCTAACGTTTATGGAGACCGCAGGTCGTAAATTAGATGATGACCATTTAAAAGAGTTAATGAAAGGAAAACGGATTGGAACAGTCGCAACAGAAGAGACCTTTATTCCAAAACTCGCAACGAGAAATTACATCACAGTTACCAATGGCCAAATTCGTACTACGAAAATTGGTCGTGCATTTGTAGAAAAATTTCCGATAGATGAAATCAAAAATCCAGCTTATACGGCTGAAATGGAAGGGATGATTCATATGATCGAAAAGAAAGAAATGCCATATGGTGAATTTGTGGAAAATACGAATACATTTGTAAAAGAAACAGTTGCAAAGCTTGGAGAAACAGAAGAAAAAGTAGCGGATGAAATGATTTTGAATTGGAGTCAACAAATTGAAGTATGTCGTTGCCCGTGCAGAAAGGGGAAAATTCTTCATAAAGGAAACTTTTATGGGTGCAGTAACTATCCAGAATGTGAGATCCGCATGCCAAAGAAAATTAAAGAGAAAGCCATTCCTGAAGCACAAGTAAAAAAGCTGTTTGAAAGTAAGAAAACGGATCTGTTAAAAGGCTTTAAATCTGGTGAGAAAGAGTTTTCAGCGTATTTAGTATTACGAGAAGGCAAAATACAATTCCAGTTTCCAACGACAGAAGAGCTATCTCTTGGTAAGTGTCCGGCATGTAAAAAAGGGGACATTCTTCACCGAAAAACATTTTTCGGGTGCACAGAATATAAAAATGGTTGTAAGTTCATGTTGCCAGCAAAAATTAAAGAAAAAGCCATTCCTACTTCCCAACTCAAGAAGATTCTGAAGGGGCAATGTTCAGACTTCATTCAAGGATTTAAAGGAGAAAAGGGTGAATTTACAGCAGCACTCTATTTGGATAAGGAGGGTTTAAAGTTTCGTTTTCCAACGATGGAAGATCGTACACTAGGGAAATGTCCTATTTGCAAGAGCCGAGTCATTGTAGGAAAAACGAACTACTTATGTGAACAATATAAAAAGACTTGTGAATTTATCGTTCCAGGAGTCGTGTCTGGAAAGAAAATTAGTAGTAACAATGTGATCAAATTATTAGAAAAGAATATGACCGATCAAATTAAAGGATTTGAGTCCAAAAATACAGGAAAGAAATTTGACGCTCGGTTATCCTACAGTACACAAGAAAAACGATTAAAATTCTTATTTGGAAAATAAATGATCTAGAGAACTGATACAAACAGTTCTCTTTTTTTATTCTTGAAACCATTCACAACAAGGGGGGTGCCAACATGACATATCGACTAGCAGAGGAGGAAGTCATGAAAGCAAAAGATGTGGATTTGTTGTCGTACTTAGAGGCTAAAGGGGAGAAATTTCAAAAAGAGGGCAACTATCACCGGCATACGGAGCATGATAGCCTGATTATTCGAGATAATATGTTTGTATGGAATAGCCGAGGAGAGAAAGGATATGGAGCCATTAGTTTCGCAAGAATGTACTATGGTATGTCTTTTCAAGAAGCTGTCCGTGATGTGAATCATGGTGATTATCCGACCTTTACACCTTCTAAGGAAGGAGAGAAGAAACAAGATGAGCCATTTCGTTATCCAGGGCATTTAGAAGTTAAGGATAAACAAGCGATTAAGCAATATTTAACCCAGGAACGTAAAATCGATTCCCGTTTAGTGAATTGGCTGATTGGGCAGGATCTCATTGCACAAGATAAAAAGAAGAATGTTGTGTTTAAGTGGCGGGAACAAGGTGGAACAGGAGATATAGTAGGTGCAGAACGACAAGGTACGGTCAAAATGGAGAATAAGCGAGGCTCTTTCAAACAAATCTTACCGAATGGAAAACCGCATACAGGATTTACAGTGGATGTTGGGAAACCAACATCCATTTATTATTTTGAGAGTCCGATTGACCTTCTTTCGTATTGGACGTTACAGCAAAACCGTCTTCAAAATGCAAGGTTAGTCAGTATGAATGGTCTGAAAATGAAGACGGTTCTACGTACATTTAAAGGAGCAAAAGATGAAGGACTTCCCGTGAATCGAATTGTCCTCGCAGTAGATAATGATAAAGCAGGGAAAGAATTTACGGCAAAGATGGGGGCTTTAACGATTACACCACGTGTCCAAATGCATCTTCCACCACAGGAGAAAGATTGGAATGATGTACTGAAAGCAGTCATACAATCAACAGAAAAACAGCAACAGTCTCATATACAACCGCAGGTACAGCAAAAGAAACAAGCGGTACAAATACAGAAAAAGGAGATGGAACGAAGTGTCTAATACATTAGCGATGCCAGGAATACTACAGCTTTTTTTGTATGGAATAGGTCTATATATTATCTTTCATATCTTAAAATGGAGTTTTGGAAAAATACATGAAATTCGAATCTTGAAGAGGATGGCAAAGTCGGGGATCCAGTTCATTGATAAAATGGATGGGTTTCAATTTGAAGTGTATCTAAAGGCTCTCTTTCGAGAACTTGGATACCGTCCAGAGGTTACAAAGCGTTCTTGTGACTACGGCGTGGACGTCATATTAAAAGGGAAAAATCGTATTGTTATTCAGGCGAAACGATATGGAATAAAGAACCGAGTTGGGATTCGAGCTGTGCAAGAAGTATATGCCGGAAAAGCATACTATAAGGCTGATGAGGCGTGGATCGTAACCAATAGTGTATTTACAAAACAAGCGGAAGAACTAGCAAGAGTATGCCAGGTTAAACTCATAGATCGATTAGAACTTCAAAACTTGATTCATAAAGTAAATCCAGAACAAAAAGCAGAATATGTGTATCAGCAAGTAGATCCGGCAGAACGGAGATGTCCAGTTTGTAAAAATCAATTAGTAATTCGATATTCAAAGAAAAATGATAATAAGTTTTTTGGTTGCTCTCACTTTCCATCTTGTACACATACGGAAGCAGTCAATAAATGAGCTGAAAGGACTACATTCAGCTCATTTTTAATTTTATTCAAAAAAATGAAGCGCCTATAAAAACGGACTCTCAGATTACTCCGTATCGAATTTTATCATTAACCATAATACGATAAGTATCGGATGAATTAAAACCTTATTTAAAGTAGTATATGAACCTCAAATGATGTTTTGAAGTATTTCTTGTTAATTTATATAAATTTGCACTTATTCTTCTGTAATAAAAAATAAAAATTCAGAAAATTTAACATTTAGACCTTACAAGGTCGTGAGGAGAGGTTTATAATGACCTTATAAGAGCGGAGTTAATAAGGAGTGATTACAATGAAAAGAGGTCAGTTGAAGTAATCCAAGACTTAAGACATTTCCTTACAAAAGGTCAAATTGGTTTCGATTTTAGCAATTTTAAGTATTATCAAATGTTTTGCAATGCATTAGAAGCAACAGGTACTTCGTATCACTTGGAGGTCAATGATCTAGAAAAAAATATGATAGTCATTAAAATGATGTAATGAAAAGGGGCGATGAATGATGAAGATTAATACGCCGGAGTGGTTGTCTTTAAGTAAGGAAATTAAGCTTAAACTCATCCGTTTGGCTATTCTTGAATCAAAATTTAAGTATCAAAAATAAAAACCCTTTGTTGCAAAAAGCAAACAAAGGGTATGTGAGTGAATGAGTATTCTACTGTGAAGGGAATCTAGCACATTCTCTTCACTAACCAGTATAGCATAAGAGGAAAACAACAAAGGAGATATTCATGAAAGAGATCGAAAAGTACATGACGCCAAGTGAAGCATCATTTCTTTGGGGAATTCCTCGTGAGACATTAAAACATAAATTTAGTCCCTCAGGAATGAACGAAAAACAGGTAGCAGAATTACAACGCATGTTAGATGAAGGATTAATTAAGTATTTTTTACAGCCAGGAGGAAAGCGAAAAGAATGGATTATTAGCCGTCAAGCTATGTATGAATGGTTTGGTGAACCTAAAAAATAAAGTGAGATAAGGGAGGAAATGAACATATGTCTTTAAATCGTATAATCTTAGTCGGTCGTCTTACGAAGAATCCCGATTTACGTTACACGCCAAATGGTGTTGCGGTTGCAACGTTTACGTTAGCTGTGAACAGACCGTTCATGAATCAGGGGCAAAGAGAAGCTGACTTTATTTCAGTGGTTATTTGGCGTAAACAGGCTGAGAATGTAGCAAACTATTTAAAGAAAGGTAGTTTAGCTGGGGTAGATGGTCGTCTTCAAACTCGTAATTATGAAGGGCAAGATGGGAAGCGTGTCTATGTAACTGAAGTTTTAGCAGAAAACGTTCAATTCTTAGAACCGAAAAATAGTTCCTATGAAAAAAAAGAGCAACCCTCTTCAAGTCCATATGCATATTCTGGTGTGAATAATTCAGGATCCCCTCGAAATAATGATCCATTCTCTAGTCCAGCAGGGAAGCCGATTGATATATCGGACGACGATCTACCATTCTAAGGTTTAGGGAGATCTTTGTACAAAAGAAGGAGACAATAGATGGAAGACACACAGTATCCCTTTTCACAAAGGTGTATTTGGGGATAACCTGTTACAATAAAAAATGGCATAGGGTATAAAAGATGAAGATATATAGACTGTACAAGGGAGAGATTATATGAAATCAACAGGAATAACTCGAAAAGTAGATGAATTAGGGCGTGTGGTAATCCCAAAAGAACTTAGGGATACTTTAGGTTTCAAAGAAAAAACTCCACTAGAGATTTTTGTAGAGGGAGAAAAAATTGTTTTACAAAAGTATCAACCTGTTGGTGTTTGTACAATAACAGGAGAAGTATCTGATAAAAATATTTCTTTAGCAGGTGGAAAGATTACGCTAAGCCCAGCAGGTGCAAAGCTTATAATGGAGGAATTACAGAAGAATCTTGTAAAATAATTGGCTCCTTTTAGAGGAGCTTTTTTAAGTTACATCTAAATAATTTCACGTACCATAATTATTAATAATAAAATCAGAGTTCTTCATCAAGGGATTCTTTCCCTTTTTTGAATTCGCTGTGCTACGATAGTTCTATATTCTCATTTTGACAGTAATAGGAGGCGTGTCTATGAAAAATCATATAAAAGTTAATGGACAGATTCGTCAAACAAATAAAAAATGGTCGCATCTCAGACAACAACAAAGAGAGCGCATTTCTAATTGGCTTCGAAGGGAATATACAAAATTTGTACAAGTAAATCATAGAAAACCAAAAAAATACGAGCATGACGAGATTCTTGGTGAAGTAATGGATCGAATAGAGGAACGTGAAATTTGGATCCCATATGGGGAAGTAAAAAGATATTATTTAAGTAAAATCGGTAAATGGTTTAGAAAAATAGAAAGTGAATTGGAATCACAAACACTCAATGATAAAAGACAGCAGGAATTAGAAAAAAAGGAAAGTCACTATATTTTTAAAGAGTGGTGTTCGCATACCTGGACAGATCCTGGCGATGGATAAATTCACTGTTCTTATGATGGTTCATGGTAAACAGCAACACATCTATAAACAAGCTATTTCAACGATTGCTACGTAATACATAATAGATTAATATAATTATTTCTCAATATTACATTATAGATATATTAGCTATAATATAAGTATTCTTTTTCTTGTTTATATATTTGTTGTTTCCTGTTGCAGAATCCTTATCATTAGGGTTCTTCTTTTTATTGTAGTACATAAAAAAAATTTTGTTCCCAAAATTTTTAAAGTTTCTAGTGTAAGCCGTATCCCTATTATTCTGGTACGACTCACAAAAATGTTCCCAAAAACAAAAGGTGAAAAAATATTCTGAAAACACATTTACACATACAATATTTGTAAGATATGATGAGGTTGTTATACAAATTATATATAAGAGGAGGCTGTTTATGAAAAAAAATATTTATCTAAAGTTGCTTTGTTAGCGTTATCTACATCTCTACTAATACCATCGAGTGCCGCATTCGGCGAAACTTCATCTACTGCTACATCTGGTCCTACAGAAAAAGCAAACTATAGTAAAGAATATCGAGAAAAACTTGATAACATGAAACCATTTATAGAAGCTTATGATAAAGATGGGAATTTAATTAAATCTTACTCTGAAGAGGAAATAAATCAACTTAGAAAAGAAATAATTGCTCCAGGTATTTATAAAGAACCAAAAGTTGATGGTACACCTTTTTCAGCTTCTTATGATGCAAATAATAACTTGATTAGTTCAACTGATAAAAATCTACAAAACTCTCACAGAGCTGCTTTAGAAAAAGTAAAAGCCGCTGGTTTAACTGTTTTTAATTATCCGGCAGCACAATTTAGTAATAATATTTGGGTTGGTGGGGGAAGAAATTTTTATAAACCGCAAAGTGTAGTTGTGGATGCTAAGAAAAAATTCCCTTTAATTGCTGTTCGAGTAATTCAAGGGAATTCAGAGGCAGGCTCTTTAAAAATTGGTGGTTTCTTAGGTGGGGTAAATGTTCCTGTTGGTCAGTTTACAAAAAGTGGAGGGAATTATCAAATTCAATTAAAAAATTTAGATCCAGATGGATACACTGTTTACCTTAATGGCGGACAAGTTTATTATTAAGTTTAACTGTTAGAAATATAAGAATCCTATATTTCAAGAAAAATAGGCTACTAAAAAAAACCGGAAAATAAATAATCCGGTTTTTTTATATGAAAGGGGTTTATGACAGATAAAATCGCATCTTCCACTCTTCTTAATTTTAAATATAGTTATTGATTAACTGGATTTTCACATTTCTACTAAGTTAAAAGTATCGTTTCACACAAACTCTTATTTCTATAACCTTTTAACTTCTCTTTTGGAAAACGATTAGGGTATAAATCATTTAACATTGCATAGGGGCTCCAACTCCAATATTTACCGAGAGGGGACTTTAATCCTTGCTTTGCCAACCATTTTGCAGAATATATTTTCAATAACTGTTCATCAGTTAATTGTTCTTTTTCTTCAATTGTCCATCTCAAAGCTTCTATTGCTGTGTGCTTTGTCCAAAAATTTTTGGGCGTTACAGCTAATTCCCATTCTTTAATACAGTTAGGATATGCATCATTGAACATCGCATAAGGACTTGATTGATATTTTTGAAGAGCTGTAGAGAATTTGAATTTCTTTATTATCTGTTGACTCCAGCTTTTTTTCACTTCATTTGTATCCCATCTTAAAACTTTTTCAATTAAATACCTTGTGACTCGTTTTGCCAATTCATTAGATTTGGGTGTTTTTTCCCATCCCCTCGAAAAGGGGGAATAAGAAAAACGCATTGTAAAAAGTCCTCATAAATAAAGACTTTTGGTTACTCTTAAGAATACGTGTTTCAAAACATATACAATTGTATTGACATATTTCAAATGTGTTTAAGTTGTATTTTTGAAATGAAAAAGTCTAAATTTTTAGCTATGTCATAAAGTGTACTTTTTGACACAGAGTATAATTTTTTAATTAATTAAGCTAATTCCCCCTTTTAGGCTTAGTGACAGGGTTCCTGCTGTAGACCGCAAAGTAAAATTGGAGAAATAATAAAACGCCCTATTTTTTTATTTCTTCAAGTCTTCTTCTATTGACTGCTCTGTATAAGGAACCTTGAGATATTCCAGTTGCTGAGACTATCTCCTTTATAGAATATTCTTTACTATCATACATCCGTAGCGCAACAGCAAGCTTTTCTTTATCCAACTTGGGTCTACCTAATGTTTTCCCACGCCTTTTACTTGCTTCGAGTCCTTCCTTTACTCTCTCAGCAATAAGGTTTCTTTCTAATTCAGCAATGACGCACATCATTTGGAACATGGCTTTCCCCGTAGAGGTTCTTGTATCCATATTTTCTTTTAAAGAAATGAATTGCACCCCCATCTCTTCCAATTGCTGAATAATGTTGAGGATATCCAATGTTTTACGTCCTAAACGTGAAATACTTTCCACTACAACTGAATCTCCTTGTCTGATTACATCAAACAGTTGGTGAAGTCCTTTTCGATCTTTAATCGTACCAGTAAACTTCTCTTTTATTATTTTTTTGCACCCATATTCAGTAAGAATATTAATTTGCCGATCTAAGTTTTGGTTAATAGTAGATACTCGAGCATAACCAATTATCATTTGTAACCTCCAGTAAACTTGTATATTTTTTATTTTACTAGAGGGGATCTTATTGTAAAGGTATTTGGTAATAATTTTGGTAATTATTTTTGGTAACCGATAATCTTAATAAAATCAAAGGTTAGTAGGGTGATGAAAAAGCGTTACAAAAATACTGGTTTTTGGTAATAGTATGTATTAACATGACAATAGGTTATTCAGCAATCGAGCCATTTAGTTTAACAAGCTGTGTTCCAATTAATTACTTTAATTAAATGGAATTTAATGTTAATATGGTAAAAATACTGGGGATTATTTTTATTAAGTTTTCTTTTATTTTTAATTAGTGAGATTCATCTATGGTTTATGTTAAAAAGAAGGTTTTAATATCAAAATAAAAATTTTCTTTAATAACTCAACATTTTTTATCACGCAAAATAAGTATTAAAAAAGTGCAAAATAATGTGGGGTGAGGATTTTGGTGAAAAGCATGGATTTAGCCTCCTAAAATAACAACAAATAATTTTAGGAGGCAAATATAATGAAATTTAATATAAAGTCTAAAGAATTTAGTCCATCAAAAAAGGAAGTATCTACAAGGATCTTAATGATGGTACTCGCTCTATCTGTACTTGTGGCTGCTATAACGGTTGATTTGGTCAATCCAGTTCTTCCACTTATAAGCGAAGATTTAGAAGCTTCGAAAGCTCAAGTCAGTTGGGTGGTAAGTGGTATAGCACTCGTACTTGCTATTGGCGTTCCCATTTATGGGCGTATGTCGGACTTTTTTGAGTTGAGAAAGCTGTTCTCTTTTGCCATTTTGATATTGACGATTGGAAGTCTTATCTGTGCACTTGCTCCTAACCTTCCCTTATTGGTTTTGGGACGAATGGTTCAAGGTGCTGGAATGTCAGCTATTCCGGTGCTTTCAGTTGTCGCCATTGCGAAGGTTTTTCCTGAAGGAAAACGAGGGGGTGCTCTGGGCCTCATAGCAGGATGTATCGGTGTCGGAACTGCTGCGGGTCCGATTTTTGGAGGATTAGTCGGTCAATTATTAGGTTGGCAATCTCTGTTCTGGTTCA includes the following:
- a CDS encoding type IA DNA topoisomerase, with the translated sequence MRKTLFIAEKPKVAYELLKSPRFRNSEKHMGSKPYYGYFENQEYIISWCSGHLLELKHPEEMDEKYKEFKFEHLPILVEPEYKVKPDYIEQINTLVDLLQRHDVDHVVNACDCDKEGELIYREMYEYAGVNKRQSRLFLASYEPAELEAGLNRLEPGENYDGLANSAKARQYLDYLLGINVTRGCTTKLAKNQFLLATGRVQMCLLHEIWQREVAIENYREQTYYNLKLITDSGLEAVMKTEDQLLDPAPLQKLGAKLVGTELRVTEFKENTRKKKPKLLYNLTDLYKEAHSKLKVSAETAKKHIQSLYEEGWISYPRSSSRHLPTEKVGRVQEVFQALQSTNYADLVRLVDTHTITEKHATFNDELVDSHFAIIPTTKPYNGTNRKPLEIQLYDLIVKRFIGNFMPPAVYLVREVQFIDQEENIYSAKEKVLQEKGFLSVFHEDMEEGSVESFQIPFLYEGDTFSIVKHDLIQSKTKKPAFHTESSILTFMETAGRKLDDDHLKELMKGKRIGTVATEETFIPKLATRNYITVTNGQIRTTKIGRAFVEKFPIDEIKNPAYTAEMEGMIHMIEKKEMPYGEFVENTNTFVKETVAKLGETEEKVADEMILNWSQQIEVCRCPCRKGKILHKGNFYGCSNYPECEIRMPKKIKEKAIPEAQVKKLFESKKTDLLKGFKSGEKEFSAYLVLREGKIQFQFPTTEELSLGKCPACKKGDILHRKTFFGCTEYKNGCKFMLPAKIKEKAIPTSQLKKILKGQCSDFIQGFKGEKGEFTAALYLDKEGLKFRFPTMEDRTLGKCPICKSRVIVGKTNYLCEQYKKTCEFIVPGVVSGKKISSNNVIKLLEKNMTDQIKGFESKNTGKKFDARLSYSTQEKRLKFLFGK
- a CDS encoding DUF3991 and toprim domain-containing protein, whose translation is MTYRLAEEEVMKAKDVDLLSYLEAKGEKFQKEGNYHRHTEHDSLIIRDNMFVWNSRGEKGYGAISFARMYYGMSFQEAVRDVNHGDYPTFTPSKEGEKKQDEPFRYPGHLEVKDKQAIKQYLTQERKIDSRLVNWLIGQDLIAQDKKKNVVFKWREQGGTGDIVGAERQGTVKMENKRGSFKQILPNGKPHTGFTVDVGKPTSIYYFESPIDLLSYWTLQQNRLQNARLVSMNGLKMKTVLRTFKGAKDEGLPVNRIVLAVDNDKAGKEFTAKMGALTITPRVQMHLPPQEKDWNDVLKAVIQSTEKQQQSHIQPQVQQKKQAVQIQKKEMERSV
- a CDS encoding restriction endonuclease, coding for MSNTLAMPGILQLFLYGIGLYIIFHILKWSFGKIHEIRILKRMAKSGIQFIDKMDGFQFEVYLKALFRELGYRPEVTKRSCDYGVDVILKGKNRIVIQAKRYGIKNRVGIRAVQEVYAGKAYYKADEAWIVTNSVFTKQAEELARVCQVKLIDRLELQNLIHKVNPEQKAEYVYQQVDPAERRCPVCKNQLVIRYSKKNDNKFFGCSHFPSCTHTEAVNK
- a CDS encoding DNA-binding protein, whose translation is MKEIEKYMTPSEASFLWGIPRETLKHKFSPSGMNEKQVAELQRMLDEGLIKYFLQPGGKRKEWIISRQAMYEWFGEPKK
- the ssb gene encoding single-stranded DNA-binding protein, with the protein product MSLNRIILVGRLTKNPDLRYTPNGVAVATFTLAVNRPFMNQGQREADFISVVIWRKQAENVANYLKKGSLAGVDGRLQTRNYEGQDGKRVYVTEVLAENVQFLEPKNSSYEKKEQPSSSPYAYSGVNNSGSPRNNDPFSSPAGKPIDISDDDLPF
- a CDS encoding AbrB/MazE/SpoVT family DNA-binding domain-containing protein, encoding MKSTGITRKVDELGRVVIPKELRDTLGFKEKTPLEIFVEGEKIVLQKYQPVGVCTITGEVSDKNISLAGGKITLSPAGAKLIMEELQKNLVK
- a CDS encoding transposase; this encodes MKNHIKVNGQIRQTNKKWSHLRQQQRERISNWLRREYTKFVQVNHRKPKKYEHDEILGEVMDRIEEREIWIPYGEVKRYYLSKIGKWFRKIESELESQTLNDKRQQELEKKESHYIFKEWCSHTWTDPGDG
- a CDS encoding recombinase family protein, whose amino-acid sequence is MIIGYARVSTINQNLDRQINILTEYGCKKIIKEKFTGTIKDRKGLHQLFDVIRQGDSVVVESISRLGRKTLDILNIIQQLEEMGVQFISLKENMDTRTSTGKAMFQMMCVIAELERNLIAERVKEGLEASKRRGKTLGRPKLDKEKLAVALRMYDSKEYSIKEIVSATGISQGSLYRAVNRRRLEEIKK